A genomic region of Peromyscus eremicus chromosome 19, PerEre_H2_v1, whole genome shotgun sequence contains the following coding sequences:
- the Brd8 gene encoding bromodomain-containing protein 8 isoform X4 translates to MATGTGKHKLLSTGPTEPWSIREKLCLASSVMRSGDQNWVSVSRAIKPFAEPGRPPDWFSQKHCASQYSELLETTETPKRKRGEKGEVVETVEDVIVRKLTAERVEELKKVIKETQERYRRLKRDAELIQAGHMDSRLDELCNDIAISFFRKKKLEEEEAEVKRKATDAAYQARQAVKTPPRRLPTVMVRSPIDSASPGGDYPLGDLTPTTMEEATSGVTPGTLPSTPVTSFPGIPDTLPPGSAPLEAPMTPVTDDSPQKKMLGQKATPPPSPLLSELLKKGSLLPTSPRLVNESEMSAASGHLNSTGVLLEVGGVLPMIHGGEMQPTTSTVAASPAASGAPTLSRLLEAGPTQFTTPLPSFTTVASEPPVKLVPPPPVESVSQATIVMMPALPAPSSAPAVSTPDSVAPVSQPDNCVPLEAVGDPHTVTVSMDSSEISMIINSIKEECFRSGVAEAPGGSKAPSIDGKEDLDLAEKMDIAVSYTGEELDFETVGDIIAIIEDKVDDHPEVLDVAAVEAALSFCEENDDPQSLPGPWEHPIQQERDKPVPLPAPEMTVKQERLDFEETENKGIHELVDIRESGVEIKVEPAEPEPGMSGAEMVAGVGPVSSMEPPELRSQDLDEEPRSSAAGGIGETDGSSGKGDEMPLSTVKTEASPESMLSPSHGSNPIEDPLETETQHKFEMSDPLKEESGTIFGSQIKDAPGEEEEEDGVSEVASLEEPKEEDQGEGYLSEMDNEPPVSESDDGFSIHNATLQSHTLADSIPSSPASSQFSVCSEDQEAIQAQKIWKKAIMLVWRAAANHRYANVFLQPVTDDIAPGYHSIVQRPMDLSTIKKNIENGLIRSTAEFQRDIMLMFQNAVMYNSSDHDVYHMAVEMQRDVLEQIQQFLATQLIMQTSESGISAKSLRGRDSTRKQDASEKDSVPMGSPAFLLSLFMGCEWVWLDSGQDYPDDSELSNDYRSLFSSWDSSLDLDVGSWRETEAPDAEAEDLEESSPERESSEFLMEDVESEEPQEEAEQGSSQNLLHSLSEGEAQQDSKEEDQAEGDASDVEDQPPLGDYDDGVGIQETPLVDILYNCTNSSQLNGWRDGSAVKNTCYSCRRPKFVSQHPYPEAHNHLYLSSRESDTLFWPPLALHSCTQKHTELQNKNKILKNK, encoded by the exons GGTATCGGTTAGCAGAGCAATCAAGCCTTTTGCAGAACCTGGCCGGCCTCCAGACTGGTTTTCTCAAAAA caTTGTGCTTCTCAGTATTCGGAGCTCTTAGAGACTACTGAGACTCCAAA ACGGAAACGGGGTGAAAAAGGAGAAGTGGTAGAAACTGTTGAAGATGTTATTGTTCGGAAATTGACAGCTGAGAGAGTTGAGGAACTAAAGAAAGtgataaaggaaacacaggagagataCAG gCGGCTAAAAAGAGATGCAGAACTAATTCAAGCCGGACACATGGACAGCAGGCTGGATGAGCTTTGCAATGACATTGCAAT TTCCTTCTTTAGGAAAAAGaaactggaggaggaagaggctgaaGTGAAAAGGAAGGCCACCGATGCCGCCTACCAGG CTCGACAAGCAGTCAAAACACCTCCTCGAAGGCTGCCAACTGTGATGGTCCGCTCACCTATAGATTCTGCCTCCCCAGGAGGTGATTATCCACTTGGAGACTTGACTCCAACCACTATGGAAGAGGCTACCTCTGGG GTAACCCCTGGGACTTTGCCGAGTACCCCAGTCACCTCGTTTCCTGGGATTCCTGACACCCTTCCTCCAGGCTCTGCACCCTTAGAAGCCCCCATGACCCCAGTAACAGATGATTCACCCCAGAAAAAGATGCTTGGACAGAAAGCAACTCcacccccctcccctctgctgtCAGAGCTCTTGAAGAAGGGCAGCCTCCTGCCTACTAGCCCCAGACTG GTCAATGAGAGTGAGATGTCTGCGGCTTCTGGCCATCTGAACAGCACAGGTGTGCTCCTGGAGGTAGGCGGGGTTCTTCCCATGATACATGGTGGGGAGATGCAGCCAACAACCAGCACTGTTGCGGCCTCCCCTGCTGCCTCAG GTGCTCCCACTCTTTCCCGGCTTTTAGAAGCTGGCCCTACACAGTTCAccactcctcttccctccttcactaCTGTTGCCAGTGAGCCTCCAGTTAAACTTGTGCCACCACCCCCTGTAGAGTCTGTGTCCCAGGCTACCATTGTCATGATGCCTGCGCTGCCAGCACCGTCCTCTGCTCCGGCTGTCTCCACTCCTGACAGTGTAGCTCCAG TGAGTCAGCCTGACAACTGTGTTCCCCTGGAAGCTGTGGGGGATCCACATACTGTGACTGTTTCCATGGATAGCAGTGAAATCTCCATGATCATTAATTCTATCAAAGAAGAGTGTTTCCGGTCAGGAGTAGCAGAGGCGCCTGGTGGATCAAAGGCTCCAAGCATAGATGGGAAGGAAGATTTAGACTTGGCAGAGAAGATGGATATTGCTGTGTCTTACACAGGTGAAGAGTTGGACTTTGAAACAGTTGGAGATATTATTGCCATCATTGAAGACAAG GTTGATGATCACCCTGAAGTGCTGGATGTGGCAGCTGTAGAAGCAGCACTATCGTTCTGTGAAGAAAACGATGACCCTCAgtccctgcctggcccctgggAGCACCCTATCCAGCAGGAGCGGGACAAGCCAGTACCTCTTCCAGCACCAGAGATGACCGTCAAACAAGAGAGGCTCGACTTTGAGGAGACGGAAAACAAAGGAATCCATGAACTGGTAGACATCAGGGAGTCAGGTGTGGAGATTAAGGTGGAACCtgcagagccagagccaggcatgtCGGGGGCTGAGATGGTAGCTGGAGTCGGTCCAGTCTCAAGTATGGAGCCACCAGAACTCAGGAGTCAAGACTTAGATGAAGAACCTAGAAGTTCTGCAGCTGGAGGGATTGGTGAAACAGATGGTTCCAGTGGGAAAGGCGATGAGATGCCACTTTCAACTGTGAAGACAGAG GCATCCCCTGAAAGCATGTTGTCTCCATCACATGGCTCAAATCCTATTGAAGATCCTTTAGAGACAGAGACTCAACACAAGTTTGAAATGTCAG ACCCATTGAAAGAAGAATCAGGGACTATTTTTGGAAGCCAGATAAAG GATGCTCcgggtgaggaggaggaagaagatggagtCAGTGAGGTAGCTAGCCTAGAAGAGCCCAAGGAAGAGGATCAAGGAGAAGGCTATTTGTCTGAGATGGATAATGAACCCCCTGTGAGCGAAAGTGACGATGGCTTTAGTATCCATAATGCCACACTGCAGTCCCACACGCTGGCAGACTCTATCCCAAGCAGCCCTGCCTCCTCACAGTT CTCTGTGTGCAGTGAAGATCAAGAAGCAATTCAGGCTCAGAAAATATGGAAGAAAGCCATTATGCTTGTGTGGAGGGCTGCAGCAAATCATAG GTATGCCAATGTGTTCCTGCAACCTGTTACAGATGACATAGCACCTGGCTATCACAGCATTGTGCAGAG acctATGGATTTGTCaacaattaagaaaaacattgaaaatggACTGATCCGCAGCACAGCCGAGTTTCAGCGTGACATCATGCTGATGTTTCAGAATGCTGTTATGTATAACAGCTCAGACCATGATGTGTATCACATGGCAGTAGAGATGCAAAGAGATGTCCTGGAACAGATCCAG CAATTCTTGGCCACACAGTTGATTATGCAAACATCTGAGTCTGGAATCAGTGCTAAAAGTCTTCGGGGGAGAGATTCTACCCGAAAACAAGATGCTTCAGAGAAG GACAGTGTCCCCATGGGCTCTCccgccttccttctctctctcttt ATGGGGTGTGAGTGGGTTTGGTTGGATTCTGGACAAGACTATCCCGATGACTCTGAGCTGAGCAATGACTACAGATCCCTCTTCAGCTCCTGGGACTCCAGTCTGGACCTTGATGTGGGCAGctggagggaaactgaggctccagaTGCAGAGGCTGAAGACCTAGAGGAAAGCAGCCCAGAGAGAGAATCTAGTGAGTTTCTTATGGAAGATGTCGAGAGTGAAGAACCTCAGGAGGAGGCGGAGCAAGGCAGCAGCCAGAACCTCCTCCACTCCCTGTCTGAG GGGGAGGCTCAGCAAGACTCCAAAGAGGAGGACCAGGCTGAAGGGGATGCTTCAGATGTGGAAGACCAGCCCCCTTTAGGTGACTATGATGATGGCGTGGGCATTCAGGAAACTCCTCTGGTGGATATCCTTTACAACTGTACCAACTCCTCACAACT gaatggctggagagatggctcagcagttaagaacacttgctactcttgcagaagacccaagttcgtttcccagcacccatatccggaggctcacaaccatctgtacctcagctccagggaatctgacaccctcttctggcctcctctggcactgcactcatgtacacagaaacacacagaattacaaaacaaaaataaaatcttaaaaaataaataa
- the Brd8 gene encoding bromodomain-containing protein 8 isoform X8 produces the protein MATGTGKHKLLSTGPTEPWSIREKLCLASSVMRSGDQNWVSVSRAIKPFAEPGRPPDWFSQKHCASQYSELLETTETPKRKRGEKGEVVETVEDVIVRKLTAERVEELKKVIKETQERYRRLKRDAELIQAGHMDSRLDELCNDIAMKKKLEEEEAEVKRKATDAAYQARQAVKTPPRRLPTVMVRSPIDSASPGGDYPLGDLTPTTMEEATSGVTPGTLPSTPVTSFPGIPDTLPPGSAPLEAPMTPVTDDSPQKKMLGQKATPPPSPLLSELLKKGSLLPTSPRLVNESEMSAASGHLNSTGVLLEVGGVLPMIHGGEMQPTTSTVAASPAASGAPTLSRLLEAGPTQFTTPLPSFTTVASEPPVKLVPPPPVESVSQATIVMMPALPAPSSAPAVSTPDSVAPVSQPDNCVPLEAVGDPHTVTVSMDSSEISMIINSIKEECFRSGVAEAPGGSKAPSIDGKEDLDLAEKMDIAVSYTGEELDFETVGDIIAIIEDKVDDHPEVLDVAAVEAALSFCEENDDPQSLPGPWEHPIQQERDKPVPLPAPEMTVKQERLDFEETENKGIHELVDIRESGVEIKVEPAEPEPGMSGAEMVAGVGPVSSMEPPELRSQDLDEEPRSSAAGGIGETDGSSGKGDEMPLSTVKTEASPESMLSPSHGSNPIEDPLETETQHKFEMSDPLKEESGTIFGSQIKDAPGEEEEEDGVSEVASLEEPKEEDQGEGYLSEMDNEPPVSESDDGFSIHNATLQSHTLADSIPSSPASSQFSVCSEDQEAIQAQKIWKKAIMLVWRAAANHRYANVFLQPVTDDIAPGYHSIVQRPMDLSTIKKNIENGLIRSTAEFQRDIMLMFQNAVMYNSSDHDVYHMAVEMQRDVLEQIQQFLATQLIMQTSESGISAKSLRGRDSTRKQDASEKDSVPMGSPAFLLSLFDGGTRGRRCAIEADMKMKK, from the exons GGTATCGGTTAGCAGAGCAATCAAGCCTTTTGCAGAACCTGGCCGGCCTCCAGACTGGTTTTCTCAAAAA caTTGTGCTTCTCAGTATTCGGAGCTCTTAGAGACTACTGAGACTCCAAA ACGGAAACGGGGTGAAAAAGGAGAAGTGGTAGAAACTGTTGAAGATGTTATTGTTCGGAAATTGACAGCTGAGAGAGTTGAGGAACTAAAGAAAGtgataaaggaaacacaggagagataCAG gCGGCTAAAAAGAGATGCAGAACTAATTCAAGCCGGACACATGGACAGCAGGCTGGATGAGCTTTGCAATGACATTGCAAT GAAAAAGaaactggaggaggaagaggctgaaGTGAAAAGGAAGGCCACCGATGCCGCCTACCAGG CTCGACAAGCAGTCAAAACACCTCCTCGAAGGCTGCCAACTGTGATGGTCCGCTCACCTATAGATTCTGCCTCCCCAGGAGGTGATTATCCACTTGGAGACTTGACTCCAACCACTATGGAAGAGGCTACCTCTGGG GTAACCCCTGGGACTTTGCCGAGTACCCCAGTCACCTCGTTTCCTGGGATTCCTGACACCCTTCCTCCAGGCTCTGCACCCTTAGAAGCCCCCATGACCCCAGTAACAGATGATTCACCCCAGAAAAAGATGCTTGGACAGAAAGCAACTCcacccccctcccctctgctgtCAGAGCTCTTGAAGAAGGGCAGCCTCCTGCCTACTAGCCCCAGACTG GTCAATGAGAGTGAGATGTCTGCGGCTTCTGGCCATCTGAACAGCACAGGTGTGCTCCTGGAGGTAGGCGGGGTTCTTCCCATGATACATGGTGGGGAGATGCAGCCAACAACCAGCACTGTTGCGGCCTCCCCTGCTGCCTCAG GTGCTCCCACTCTTTCCCGGCTTTTAGAAGCTGGCCCTACACAGTTCAccactcctcttccctccttcactaCTGTTGCCAGTGAGCCTCCAGTTAAACTTGTGCCACCACCCCCTGTAGAGTCTGTGTCCCAGGCTACCATTGTCATGATGCCTGCGCTGCCAGCACCGTCCTCTGCTCCGGCTGTCTCCACTCCTGACAGTGTAGCTCCAG TGAGTCAGCCTGACAACTGTGTTCCCCTGGAAGCTGTGGGGGATCCACATACTGTGACTGTTTCCATGGATAGCAGTGAAATCTCCATGATCATTAATTCTATCAAAGAAGAGTGTTTCCGGTCAGGAGTAGCAGAGGCGCCTGGTGGATCAAAGGCTCCAAGCATAGATGGGAAGGAAGATTTAGACTTGGCAGAGAAGATGGATATTGCTGTGTCTTACACAGGTGAAGAGTTGGACTTTGAAACAGTTGGAGATATTATTGCCATCATTGAAGACAAG GTTGATGATCACCCTGAAGTGCTGGATGTGGCAGCTGTAGAAGCAGCACTATCGTTCTGTGAAGAAAACGATGACCCTCAgtccctgcctggcccctgggAGCACCCTATCCAGCAGGAGCGGGACAAGCCAGTACCTCTTCCAGCACCAGAGATGACCGTCAAACAAGAGAGGCTCGACTTTGAGGAGACGGAAAACAAAGGAATCCATGAACTGGTAGACATCAGGGAGTCAGGTGTGGAGATTAAGGTGGAACCtgcagagccagagccaggcatgtCGGGGGCTGAGATGGTAGCTGGAGTCGGTCCAGTCTCAAGTATGGAGCCACCAGAACTCAGGAGTCAAGACTTAGATGAAGAACCTAGAAGTTCTGCAGCTGGAGGGATTGGTGAAACAGATGGTTCCAGTGGGAAAGGCGATGAGATGCCACTTTCAACTGTGAAGACAGAG GCATCCCCTGAAAGCATGTTGTCTCCATCACATGGCTCAAATCCTATTGAAGATCCTTTAGAGACAGAGACTCAACACAAGTTTGAAATGTCAG ACCCATTGAAAGAAGAATCAGGGACTATTTTTGGAAGCCAGATAAAG GATGCTCcgggtgaggaggaggaagaagatggagtCAGTGAGGTAGCTAGCCTAGAAGAGCCCAAGGAAGAGGATCAAGGAGAAGGCTATTTGTCTGAGATGGATAATGAACCCCCTGTGAGCGAAAGTGACGATGGCTTTAGTATCCATAATGCCACACTGCAGTCCCACACGCTGGCAGACTCTATCCCAAGCAGCCCTGCCTCCTCACAGTT CTCTGTGTGCAGTGAAGATCAAGAAGCAATTCAGGCTCAGAAAATATGGAAGAAAGCCATTATGCTTGTGTGGAGGGCTGCAGCAAATCATAG GTATGCCAATGTGTTCCTGCAACCTGTTACAGATGACATAGCACCTGGCTATCACAGCATTGTGCAGAG acctATGGATTTGTCaacaattaagaaaaacattgaaaatggACTGATCCGCAGCACAGCCGAGTTTCAGCGTGACATCATGCTGATGTTTCAGAATGCTGTTATGTATAACAGCTCAGACCATGATGTGTATCACATGGCAGTAGAGATGCAAAGAGATGTCCTGGAACAGATCCAG CAATTCTTGGCCACACAGTTGATTATGCAAACATCTGAGTCTGGAATCAGTGCTAAAAGTCTTCGGGGGAGAGATTCTACCCGAAAACAAGATGCTTCAGAGAAG GACAGTGTCCCCATGGGCTCTCccgccttccttctctctctcttt GATGGGGGAACCAGGGGACGCCGCTGTGCCATTGAAGCAGATATGAAGATGAAGAAGTGA
- the Brd8 gene encoding bromodomain-containing protein 8 isoform X10, whose translation MATGTGKHKLLSTGPTEPWSIREKLCLASSVMRSGDQNWVSVSRAIKPFAEPGRPPDWFSQKHCASQYSELLETTETPKRKRGEKGEVVETVEDVIVRKLTAERVEELKKVIKETQERYRRLKRDAELIQAGHMDSRLDELCNDIAMKKKLEEEEAEVKRKATDAAYQARQAVKTPPRRLPTVMVRSPIDSASPGGDYPLGDLTPTTMEEATSGVTPGTLPSTPVTSFPGIPDTLPPGSAPLEAPMTPVTDDSPQKKMLGQKATPPPSPLLSELLKKGSLLPTSPRLVNESEMSAASGHLNSTGVLLEVGGVLPMIHGGEMQPTTSTVAASPAASVSQPDNCVPLEAVGDPHTVTVSMDSSEISMIINSIKEECFRSGVAEAPGGSKAPSIDGKEDLDLAEKMDIAVSYTGEELDFETVGDIIAIIEDKVDDHPEVLDVAAVEAALSFCEENDDPQSLPGPWEHPIQQERDKPVPLPAPEMTVKQERLDFEETENKGIHELVDIRESGVEIKVEPAEPEPGMSGAEMVAGVGPVSSMEPPELRSQDLDEEPRSSAAGGIGETDGSSGKGDEMPLSTVKTEASPESMLSPSHGSNPIEDPLETETQHKFEMSDPLKEESGTIFGSQIKDAPGEEEEEDGVSEVASLEEPKEEDQGEGYLSEMDNEPPVSESDDGFSIHNATLQSHTLADSIPSSPASSQFSVCSEDQEAIQAQKIWKKAIMLVWRAAANHRYANVFLQPVTDDIAPGYHSIVQRPMDLSTIKKNIENGLIRSTAEFQRDIMLMFQNAVMYNSSDHDVYHMAVEMQRDVLEQIQQFLATQLIMQTSESGISAKSLRGRDSTRKQDASEKDGGTRGRRCAIEADMKMKK comes from the exons GGTATCGGTTAGCAGAGCAATCAAGCCTTTTGCAGAACCTGGCCGGCCTCCAGACTGGTTTTCTCAAAAA caTTGTGCTTCTCAGTATTCGGAGCTCTTAGAGACTACTGAGACTCCAAA ACGGAAACGGGGTGAAAAAGGAGAAGTGGTAGAAACTGTTGAAGATGTTATTGTTCGGAAATTGACAGCTGAGAGAGTTGAGGAACTAAAGAAAGtgataaaggaaacacaggagagataCAG gCGGCTAAAAAGAGATGCAGAACTAATTCAAGCCGGACACATGGACAGCAGGCTGGATGAGCTTTGCAATGACATTGCAAT GAAAAAGaaactggaggaggaagaggctgaaGTGAAAAGGAAGGCCACCGATGCCGCCTACCAGG CTCGACAAGCAGTCAAAACACCTCCTCGAAGGCTGCCAACTGTGATGGTCCGCTCACCTATAGATTCTGCCTCCCCAGGAGGTGATTATCCACTTGGAGACTTGACTCCAACCACTATGGAAGAGGCTACCTCTGGG GTAACCCCTGGGACTTTGCCGAGTACCCCAGTCACCTCGTTTCCTGGGATTCCTGACACCCTTCCTCCAGGCTCTGCACCCTTAGAAGCCCCCATGACCCCAGTAACAGATGATTCACCCCAGAAAAAGATGCTTGGACAGAAAGCAACTCcacccccctcccctctgctgtCAGAGCTCTTGAAGAAGGGCAGCCTCCTGCCTACTAGCCCCAGACTG GTCAATGAGAGTGAGATGTCTGCGGCTTCTGGCCATCTGAACAGCACAGGTGTGCTCCTGGAGGTAGGCGGGGTTCTTCCCATGATACATGGTGGGGAGATGCAGCCAACAACCAGCACTGTTGCGGCCTCCCCTGCTGCCTCAG TGAGTCAGCCTGACAACTGTGTTCCCCTGGAAGCTGTGGGGGATCCACATACTGTGACTGTTTCCATGGATAGCAGTGAAATCTCCATGATCATTAATTCTATCAAAGAAGAGTGTTTCCGGTCAGGAGTAGCAGAGGCGCCTGGTGGATCAAAGGCTCCAAGCATAGATGGGAAGGAAGATTTAGACTTGGCAGAGAAGATGGATATTGCTGTGTCTTACACAGGTGAAGAGTTGGACTTTGAAACAGTTGGAGATATTATTGCCATCATTGAAGACAAG GTTGATGATCACCCTGAAGTGCTGGATGTGGCAGCTGTAGAAGCAGCACTATCGTTCTGTGAAGAAAACGATGACCCTCAgtccctgcctggcccctgggAGCACCCTATCCAGCAGGAGCGGGACAAGCCAGTACCTCTTCCAGCACCAGAGATGACCGTCAAACAAGAGAGGCTCGACTTTGAGGAGACGGAAAACAAAGGAATCCATGAACTGGTAGACATCAGGGAGTCAGGTGTGGAGATTAAGGTGGAACCtgcagagccagagccaggcatgtCGGGGGCTGAGATGGTAGCTGGAGTCGGTCCAGTCTCAAGTATGGAGCCACCAGAACTCAGGAGTCAAGACTTAGATGAAGAACCTAGAAGTTCTGCAGCTGGAGGGATTGGTGAAACAGATGGTTCCAGTGGGAAAGGCGATGAGATGCCACTTTCAACTGTGAAGACAGAG GCATCCCCTGAAAGCATGTTGTCTCCATCACATGGCTCAAATCCTATTGAAGATCCTTTAGAGACAGAGACTCAACACAAGTTTGAAATGTCAG ACCCATTGAAAGAAGAATCAGGGACTATTTTTGGAAGCCAGATAAAG GATGCTCcgggtgaggaggaggaagaagatggagtCAGTGAGGTAGCTAGCCTAGAAGAGCCCAAGGAAGAGGATCAAGGAGAAGGCTATTTGTCTGAGATGGATAATGAACCCCCTGTGAGCGAAAGTGACGATGGCTTTAGTATCCATAATGCCACACTGCAGTCCCACACGCTGGCAGACTCTATCCCAAGCAGCCCTGCCTCCTCACAGTT CTCTGTGTGCAGTGAAGATCAAGAAGCAATTCAGGCTCAGAAAATATGGAAGAAAGCCATTATGCTTGTGTGGAGGGCTGCAGCAAATCATAG GTATGCCAATGTGTTCCTGCAACCTGTTACAGATGACATAGCACCTGGCTATCACAGCATTGTGCAGAG acctATGGATTTGTCaacaattaagaaaaacattgaaaatggACTGATCCGCAGCACAGCCGAGTTTCAGCGTGACATCATGCTGATGTTTCAGAATGCTGTTATGTATAACAGCTCAGACCATGATGTGTATCACATGGCAGTAGAGATGCAAAGAGATGTCCTGGAACAGATCCAG CAATTCTTGGCCACACAGTTGATTATGCAAACATCTGAGTCTGGAATCAGTGCTAAAAGTCTTCGGGGGAGAGATTCTACCCGAAAACAAGATGCTTCAGAGAAG GATGGGGGAACCAGGGGACGCCGCTGTGCCATTGAAGCAGATATGAAGATGAAGAAGTGA